CCTCATGACATCATATATACAGTTCAGGCTCCATGACCAACATAATTTTTATTTGTACTTCAGTATAAGTAATGTCCATCATCGTGATCAACATGTAGTGAATAAATATACATTTTTTTGCAAACTAATGTTCTGACCATTCTAGAGCAGAAATGTCATAACTGAACTGCACGGACAAAATGGGAATAAATATGCATACTGAGTCATATAATGTCGGTACACATATTTCACAGGACAGCAATGAAACCTTGCACAGCATGTGACACGTCTCTTCATCCCAGACGCATCACAAGTACTCATCATTGTACAAAAACATTCGGTGTAAAAATTAATGAGCATGACAGGGCTAAAACACGTCTGTGTAGTGTGTGTAAACTTTAACGTTAAGCAACAGACAGCATATGACCAACAAGTATGGCAGTGGTGAACAAACTTCATACACTCAAACATCTTTTTCTAACACACAAGGTAGTTCATACAATCATCGACTAGAATCAACAGAGCCTAGAAATGTTTCAAATATAAGGACCGAAACACGATGTGGAAGATGCGACAGTGTAGGCCTAGCAACTCTAAGCAGCAAGAACATCCAGCATAGCAAGAACTCCTGCATAGCGTTGTTGGCAGAGTTCTGAAGGGCAAATTTCATTACATCTTCCCCTTCGCTGAAGACGGATCCATTTAGTTAGTCTAAAGCATCATGAGAGCAAGGTGCTTGGGATACGGTTTGAGGTCATCTATGAGAACAGTTTCGCAGCCTCAGCAAAGCAGGCCCATAGTGGCTGTGAGAGGTTCAACGAGgtagttcacgggagatgtttGTTAATACCATGGCTGCACATGGTATTTGGTAACAAACTTCAAGGAGACACCTGGCATAGAAGTAGGAGGCATCACAGCCAAACAAGAGAGTGAGGCATAAACTGGGGGTATGGCCACCAGTCACCATGACACCATTAGCGCTTGTTCTTGAGCAGTAAGGGAGCGAGCTAGTTGCAGACATTCTTCTGCATATCAAGCAGCTTCAGAAATCGGTGTGTCGTCTGACGAGTCCGAAGCAGGGTAAGGAAGAATAATGTCAAACGGGAATGAAGGTTCTCAACCGTAAAGtaaaaagaaaggacaaaagCCTGTCGTCGCCTGTGGTGCCGTATCGTAGGCGTATGTTACACAGGAAAGAACGAGGTCAGAGTTGGTGTGTGAGGCGAAATACATTGAAGGCATGCCACCAAGAGTTCGGTTAAAGGGCTCCCTCGTGCTGTTTGCAGGCAATATGCAGCAGTACTGCAGTGAATAACATGGCATTCGGCAACAAGTATTTAAATAACATCCGCAAGGAAGGCGCAGCCTTGGTTGCTCAGGAGTTCGCGGGAACCACTGCGATGTAAAAGAAAGCGTTGAAGCAGGAACAAAGCAACATCATGAGCTGTTGTGGCCGGCAGAGTGACTGTTTCTGCTTGCCTAATAAGGTGGTATATAGCCACAATAACACAGCGATTTCCAGCAGATGTGTATGGCAGCAGACCGTAAAGATCTATTCCAACCCAAACAAAGGGTGGCATTGGGCACGGCAGAATCAGGCTTGCGGTGTTAGCACTCCGTGCAAAATCAAACATACTTTTTAAGGTGTACAGTATTCACGGattgaaatgcaaaaatttagggctaagtaatgctcaTACTTCGatttccagcgtctacagtttgTGTCACATCAGTGTAATTGACTCacacatcagagccaacattacctctaGCAGCCAggtttgcagcgacatgacgttATCACAAGCAATTGCTCATAGTAGTCGTTATAAAAAATGttgtgtttcaatccgtgagtactactGTACATGATGTGCCAATAAAACCTAAGACAAAGTCTGGCGTAAGTCTTCAACAGGCCAGCGTGTGCACACCGAGGGTCAGTCAGCGTGAAAAGTGGCACATATGTGAGCACTCAGTTGTCTGGGTTGCATCACTAGTGTGTACGAGACGATGTCATGGGTCGAACAACGTTTATTGCCTATAGTGACGAGTTTAAGTAGGCCAGGCGGGTGACGTCACGCTTACGTAGGAGCGACAGCTTGCGCTCGCTATCGCGGCCGTGCCAACTCGGTTACATCTTCCTTCCTTGGGGCAATATAGGTCGCTCTGGCATGGGGTACCGACGAGGCTCGCGACGTTCCCGAGTGCTTCTCCGTGGTAGTGGCGGCTCTGGAACGGGTCCCGAGCCTGGCAAGCCTGAGGAAGGAGTTGTGGTAGTGTCGGGGCATGGTAGCTCTGGAACCTCCCGGAGATGTTCCCGTGTGCGTCGCATTTCTCGGCCATCTTCTGTTTTACCAGTACGGAGCGTGGAGCTCCCGCTGATCCCAGCACAACGACCGGGGACCACGTCCGTGTGTGCGTGTCGTACAACGAGGCCCTCTGACCCGGTGAGAGGGCGCGCAGGTCCCGAGCACCTCGATTGTAGTAGACCTTCTGCTTGTGGCGAATCTCCTGGAGACGGGAGTGCACCTTCCTGCTGGGCAATGGTGCCGGCTTCAGGTGGCAGGAGGGAACCGGGAGCAGTGTTCTCGTCTGTCGACCCATCAGCCTCTGCACAGGTGACATCAGAATAGCATCACGTGGAGTATTGCGCAACTCAAGCAGAGCTAAATGGAAGTCTGGGCTGTTATAcgaacacttcttcagcagcGTTTTCGCTTCT
This DNA window, taken from Rhipicephalus sanguineus isolate Rsan-2018 unplaced genomic scaffold, BIME_Rsan_1.4 Seq6078, whole genome shotgun sequence, encodes the following:
- the LOC119377894 gene encoding uncharacterized protein LOC119377894 isoform X2, whose amino-acid sequence is MVCKLDTGANCCVISKEDVLSLPRKTREACRATLTSFFGHKTTAQFKVKLSLSVNDKQHDETFFVIEQNVPVTLSGAAAESLGLIYRVDSVETQQLYPEAQPFTDVFTGLGQLKNFEYEMKLKPGAVGVVVPARRVPVAIEEKVKAELQRMEEHNVITKRLMGRQTRTLLPVPSCHLKPAPLPSRKVHSRLQEIRHKQKVYYNRGARDLRALSPGQRASLYDTHTRTWSPVVVLGSAGAPRSVLVKQKMAEKCDAHGNISGRFQSYHAPTLPQLLPQACQARDPFQSRHYHGEALGNVASLVGTPCQSDLYCPKEGRCNRVGTAAIASASCRSYVSVTSPAWPT